One Pectobacterium colocasium DNA segment encodes these proteins:
- a CDS encoding Fe(3+) ABC transporter substrate-binding protein — MSKTLSVLRKKARLLTLASSLMVAYALPAAADDSLTLYTTREPGLIQPLLDAFTKETSVKVNTVFIKDGMLERVKAEGQNSPADLLMTVDAGNLIDLVEAGVTQPIQSSTLTEAIPAALRDKDNQWFGLSMRSRVLYAEKSLPLTGITYENLADPKWKGKVCIRAGQHPYNTALVAAMIAHHGEAKTETWLRGVKDNLARKATGGDRDVARDILGGICDVGLANSYYVGHMKNAKEGTDARKWGDAIKVVQPKFENGGTHVNITGAAVARHAPHKDQAVKLMEYLVSAPAQQLYAQANYEYPVRKGVTLDSTIGSTIGEVDIDSIPLTDIVKFRKQASQLVDKVGFDQ, encoded by the coding sequence ATGTCAAAAACGCTGTCTGTTCTGCGCAAAAAAGCGCGCCTGCTGACGCTGGCTTCATCGCTGATGGTGGCCTACGCCCTGCCTGCTGCCGCAGATGACTCTCTGACCCTCTACACCACGCGTGAACCCGGCCTGATTCAGCCGCTGCTGGATGCGTTCACCAAAGAAACGTCGGTTAAAGTCAATACCGTGTTCATCAAAGATGGCATGCTGGAGCGTGTGAAGGCAGAAGGCCAAAACTCACCGGCTGATCTGCTGATGACCGTTGATGCGGGTAACCTGATCGATCTGGTCGAAGCGGGTGTCACACAGCCGATTCAGTCCAGCACGCTAACCGAGGCCATCCCCGCGGCGCTGCGCGATAAAGACAATCAGTGGTTTGGCCTGTCGATGCGTTCACGCGTGCTCTACGCGGAAAAATCCCTGCCGCTGACCGGCATTACTTACGAAAATCTGGCCGATCCAAAATGGAAAGGCAAAGTGTGTATCCGTGCAGGTCAACACCCTTACAATACCGCACTGGTTGCCGCAATGATTGCGCACCACGGCGAAGCCAAGACGGAAACCTGGCTGCGCGGCGTGAAAGACAATCTGGCGCGTAAAGCCACCGGTGGTGACCGCGACGTCGCGCGCGATATCCTTGGCGGCATCTGCGATGTGGGTCTGGCGAACTCTTATTATGTCGGCCACATGAAGAATGCCAAAGAAGGCACCGACGCCCGTAAATGGGGCGATGCCATCAAGGTGGTTCAGCCTAAATTTGAAAACGGCGGCACGCACGTCAATATCACTGGCGCAGCCGTTGCACGCCATGCACCGCATAAAGATCAGGCGGTGAAATTGATGGAATATCTGGTCTCCGCACCGGCTCAACAGCTTTACGCACAGGCAAACTATGAGTATCCGGTTCGCAAAGGCGTCACGCTGGATTCCACCATTGGCAGCACGATCGGCGAAGTGGATATCGATAGCATCCCGCTGACCGACATCGTTAAATTCCGTAAACAGGCCAGTCAGTTGGTAGATAAAGTTGGATTCGATCAATAA
- a CDS encoding PRD domain-containing protein: MQAKDRVSARFNVTLSDDEAVNIAFHLINAAGSAEIADAHQQVQLVNRLAEIVRYKLNKNIDVNAVDYLRFITHLRYFSERVIARKLAPGRTDDFYQELLKHYPEAMAISWAIRDYVQEKYQMALPKEELTWLTMHISRLADSQTP; encoded by the coding sequence GTGCAGGCGAAAGATCGCGTATCAGCGCGTTTTAACGTCACGTTATCTGATGACGAAGCCGTCAATATCGCGTTTCACCTCATTAATGCCGCCGGTAGCGCCGAAATCGCCGATGCCCACCAGCAGGTTCAGTTGGTGAACCGTCTGGCGGAAATTGTCCGCTACAAATTAAACAAGAATATTGACGTCAACGCCGTCGATTATCTCCGTTTTATCACCCATCTGCGGTATTTCTCCGAACGGGTGATTGCCCGCAAACTCGCCCCTGGGCGTACGGACGATTTCTATCAGGAACTGCTGAAACACTACCCTGAAGCGATGGCAATTTCCTGGGCTATCAGAGATTACGTTCAGGAAAAATACCAGATGGCCTTGCCGAAAGAAGAGCTGACCTGGCTGACCATGCATATCAGCAGGCTAGCCGACAGCCAGACGCCATAG
- a CDS encoding IS256 family transposase produces MDEKQLQALANELAKNLKTPEDLSQFDRLLKKISVEAALNAEMSHHLGYEKNQPKAGLNARNGYSTKTVITGDGPLELRTPRDRDATFEPQLVKKNQTRITSMDNQILSLYAKGMTTREIVATFKELYDSDVSPALISKVTDAVMEQVVEWQNRPLDSLYPIVYLDCIVLKVRQDSRVINKSVFLALGINIDGQKELLGMWLAENEGAKFWLNVLTELKNRGLNDILIACVDGLKGFPDAINAVYPQTRIQLCIVHMVRNSLRFVSWKDYKAVTRDLKAVYGAATEEAALQELETFARVWDERYPQISRSWRANWANLSTFFAYPSDIRKVIYTTNAIESLNSVIRHAIKKRKVFPTDDSVRKVVWLAIQSASKKWTMPIQNWRLAMSRFIIEFGDRLDGHF; encoded by the coding sequence ATGGACGAAAAACAATTACAGGCACTGGCTAACGAACTGGCCAAAAATCTTAAAACACCTGAGGATCTCAGCCAGTTCGATCGCCTGCTGAAAAAAATCAGTGTTGAAGCCGCCCTTAATGCTGAAATGTCCCACCATCTCGGGTACGAGAAAAACCAGCCCAAAGCGGGTCTTAACGCACGTAACGGTTATTCCACAAAAACTGTCATTACTGGCGATGGCCCGCTCGAACTGCGTACTCCGCGAGATCGTGATGCCACATTCGAACCTCAACTGGTGAAGAAAAATCAGACCCGGATAACCAGCATGGATAACCAAATCCTGTCGTTATACGCCAAAGGCATGACTACCCGAGAGATCGTCGCGACGTTTAAGGAACTGTATGACTCAGATGTGTCGCCGGCCCTGATTTCAAAGGTCACGGACGCAGTGATGGAGCAGGTTGTTGAATGGCAGAATCGGCCGTTGGATAGCCTTTATCCCATTGTTTATCTTGACTGTATTGTCCTTAAGGTCCGTCAGGATAGTCGTGTCATCAACAAATCCGTGTTCCTGGCCTTGGGCATCAATATCGATGGTCAGAAAGAACTACTGGGTATGTGGCTGGCGGAAAATGAAGGGGCGAAGTTCTGGCTGAATGTGCTGACTGAGCTGAAAAACAGAGGTCTGAACGACATTCTCATCGCCTGCGTTGACGGTCTGAAAGGCTTCCCTGACGCTATCAATGCGGTCTATCCGCAAACCCGCATCCAGTTGTGTATAGTCCATATGGTGCGCAACAGCCTGCGCTTCGTCTCATGGAAGGACTATAAGGCCGTCACTCGCGACCTGAAGGCGGTTTATGGGGCCGCGACGGAAGAAGCGGCGTTGCAGGAGCTGGAAACATTCGCCAGGGTCTGGGATGAGCGCTACCCGCAAATCAGCCGGAGCTGGCGTGCAAACTGGGCGAATCTGTCAACATTCTTCGCGTACCCGAGTGACATCCGTAAGGTGATTTACACGACCAATGCCATTGAATCACTGAACAGCGTCATCCGGCATGCCATAAAGAAACGCAAGGTGTTCCCGACAGATGACTCAGTAAGGAAAGTGGTGTGGCTGGCAATACAGTCGGCATCAAAAAAATGGACGATGCCGATCCAAAACTGGCGGCTGGCGATGAGCCGCTTTATTATCGAGTTCGGTGACCGCCTGGACGGTCACTTCTGA
- a CDS encoding glycoside hydrolase family 1 protein: MDKNIAFPEHFLWGGAIAANQAEGAWNEDGKGPSVADAITWKPNLDLKNYHAHMALTDDNIADALNGKNDAFYPKRRGIDFYHRYKSDLALFAEMGFKVLRVSIAWSRIFPTGEDSVPNEAGLQFYDDLFREMRKHGIEPLVTLSHYEMPLALSEKYNGWVHRNVLDAFVRFSNVCFDRYKNLVRYWLTFNEIDSIHRHPFTTAGIREEKSAPGQAKQDIYQGLHHQFVASAIVTRDCHAKIPGSQVGCMLTKLTTYPHSCRPEDVEAALKKNLENYFYADVQVFGEYPPLIKRDLERRGIHITMQPDDLAILKQHTVDFVSFSYYMSLTESTQPDAERIPGNTVLGVKNPYLPASDWGWQIDPIGLKISLLELYDRYQKPLFIVENGLGAKDVVENGKIHDPYRVDYFRSHFEQMREAIGEGVELMGFTSWGAIDIISAGTSQMSKRYGFIYVDQDDEGHGSLARLKKDSFYWYQKVIATNGADLS, encoded by the coding sequence ATGGATAAAAACATCGCATTCCCGGAACACTTTTTATGGGGCGGCGCGATTGCCGCGAATCAGGCCGAAGGCGCATGGAATGAAGACGGCAAGGGGCCGTCGGTCGCAGACGCCATTACCTGGAAACCGAATCTCGATTTGAAGAATTACCATGCCCACATGGCGCTGACGGACGACAACATCGCCGATGCGCTGAACGGTAAAAACGATGCATTCTACCCCAAACGGCGCGGCATCGATTTCTATCACCGCTACAAAAGCGATCTGGCACTGTTTGCCGAAATGGGCTTCAAGGTGCTACGCGTCTCTATCGCCTGGTCGCGCATTTTTCCAACCGGAGAAGACAGCGTGCCGAATGAAGCAGGCTTACAGTTTTACGACGATCTGTTCCGCGAGATGCGCAAGCACGGCATCGAACCGCTGGTGACACTTTCACACTACGAAATGCCGCTGGCGCTGAGTGAAAAATACAATGGTTGGGTGCACCGCAACGTGCTGGATGCGTTCGTGCGCTTCAGTAACGTCTGTTTCGATCGCTACAAGAATTTGGTGCGCTACTGGCTGACCTTTAATGAGATCGACAGTATTCATCGCCATCCGTTTACTACGGCGGGGATCCGTGAAGAGAAAAGCGCCCCGGGACAGGCCAAACAGGATATTTATCAGGGACTGCACCACCAGTTTGTTGCGTCGGCCATCGTCACCCGCGACTGCCACGCAAAAATACCAGGCAGCCAGGTCGGCTGCATGCTGACCAAACTGACGACTTATCCGCACTCTTGCCGCCCGGAAGACGTCGAAGCCGCGCTGAAAAAGAACCTCGAAAACTACTTTTATGCCGATGTACAGGTGTTCGGTGAATATCCGCCGCTCATCAAGCGCGACCTTGAGCGACGCGGCATCCACATCACCATGCAGCCCGACGATTTGGCTATTCTCAAGCAACACACCGTGGATTTTGTGTCGTTCAGCTATTACATGTCGCTCACCGAATCCACACAGCCAGATGCCGAAAGAATACCGGGGAATACCGTTCTGGGCGTAAAAAACCCGTATCTACCAGCCTCGGATTGGGGATGGCAGATCGACCCTATCGGGCTGAAAATCTCCCTGCTGGAGCTTTACGACCGCTACCAGAAGCCGCTGTTTATTGTCGAAAACGGTCTGGGGGCGAAAGACGTTGTCGAGAACGGGAAAATCCACGATCCTTATCGCGTTGACTACTTTCGTTCACATTTCGAGCAAATGCGTGAAGCGATTGGCGAAGGTGTTGAACTGATGGGTTTCACCAGTTGGGGAGCGATTGACATCATCAGCGCGGGCACCTCACAGATGTCCAAACGCTATGGCTTTATCTATGTCGATCAGGATGACGAAGGCCACGGCTCGCTGGCACGCCTGAAAAAGGATTCCTTCTACTGGTATCAGAAGGTTATTGCGACGAATGGCGCCGACCTCTCCTGA
- a CDS encoding beta-glucoside-specific PTS transporter subunit IIABC, translating to MSHTAADNNATAYATTAEKIITLVGGIDNIEHIEHCSTRLRFSLYDNSKVNQRELENVPGVLGVRVNVQCQVIIGSEVMQVYDAVQNLAAGRKETGRTVPAKTNRTAFVIDFIISVFQPLVPAIAGGGVLKSLLLLLDLLGWLTKDSSTYKVLDNIGSAPLYFLPILVGITTAMKLKVNVLVAVSAVSVMVLPAMSKQLAEGAEFLSLDLKNVAYASQVFPAILCVIFYAQTEKIFNRYSPSALRIFLSPMLSLLVTVPVTLLVLGPLGYELGAGLASVILWLYSKLGFVATGLLAAALPFMVASGMHKPMLPYAVSSMSQFGKEMLYLPASLAHNIAESGACIAIALKSKDRTLKSTALSAGISALFGITEPALYGITLLNKKALYSVLAGSLVGGAFIGWMAIEAFALVGPGLASISMFISPENSWNIVYAIAGAALSFVIAFLSALFLWREEKPVAAVETEEAHHAIAEYPFASPIEGKVIPLDNVNDEIFSKRIMGDGIAIIPEKGVLYAPANGTIENVFETGHAVSMLTDSGAELIFHIGIDTIKLNGQGFQPKVTAGQQVNTGDVLIKFDLDSLIAAGYDPVVMMVITNSERFRVIPEATDALIHPHTIIMTLKESV from the coding sequence ATGAGCCATACCGCAGCAGATAATAACGCGACAGCCTATGCCACCACCGCGGAAAAAATCATCACATTGGTCGGTGGAATTGACAACATTGAGCACATTGAGCACTGTTCTACGCGGCTACGGTTTAGCCTTTATGACAATAGTAAGGTGAACCAGCGCGAGCTGGAAAACGTGCCGGGCGTGTTGGGCGTTCGGGTCAACGTGCAGTGTCAGGTGATCATCGGCAGCGAAGTGATGCAGGTGTACGACGCGGTGCAGAACCTCGCCGCAGGCCGCAAAGAAACGGGCCGCACCGTGCCAGCAAAAACCAACCGCACGGCTTTTGTCATCGATTTTATCATCAGCGTATTTCAGCCGCTGGTTCCTGCGATTGCTGGCGGCGGTGTGCTCAAGTCACTGCTATTGCTGCTTGACCTGCTCGGCTGGCTCACTAAAGACAGTTCAACCTACAAGGTGCTGGATAACATCGGTTCCGCACCGCTCTATTTCCTGCCGATTCTTGTAGGGATCACCACCGCGATGAAGTTGAAAGTCAATGTGCTGGTCGCGGTTTCCGCTGTCTCGGTCATGGTGCTGCCTGCCATGTCTAAACAGCTAGCGGAAGGCGCGGAATTTCTCTCTCTCGACCTGAAAAACGTCGCTTACGCCTCGCAGGTTTTTCCGGCGATTCTGTGCGTCATTTTCTATGCGCAAACCGAAAAGATCTTCAATCGCTACTCACCGAGTGCCCTGCGTATTTTCCTGTCACCGATGCTCTCGCTGCTGGTCACCGTTCCCGTCACGCTGCTGGTTCTTGGCCCATTGGGTTATGAACTCGGTGCGGGGCTGGCTAGCGTAATCCTCTGGCTGTACAGCAAACTGGGCTTTGTGGCGACAGGCTTACTCGCCGCTGCGCTGCCCTTCATGGTGGCATCGGGGATGCATAAGCCGATGCTGCCCTATGCCGTGTCCTCCATGAGCCAGTTTGGTAAGGAGATGCTGTACCTGCCTGCGTCGCTCGCACACAACATTGCCGAATCAGGTGCCTGTATAGCGATCGCGCTCAAGAGCAAAGACAGAACATTAAAATCGACGGCGCTTTCAGCCGGTATTTCCGCCCTGTTCGGCATCACCGAACCCGCGCTGTACGGGATTACGCTGCTGAATAAAAAAGCGCTCTACAGCGTGCTGGCAGGTAGTCTGGTCGGCGGTGCGTTTATCGGCTGGATGGCGATTGAAGCCTTTGCGCTGGTTGGTCCCGGTCTGGCTAGTATCTCCATGTTTATCTCGCCGGAAAATAGCTGGAATATCGTTTATGCCATCGCGGGTGCCGCACTCTCTTTTGTCATCGCCTTTCTCTCCGCCCTGTTCCTCTGGCGGGAAGAAAAACCCGTCGCGGCGGTAGAGACAGAAGAAGCCCATCACGCTATCGCTGAATACCCGTTCGCCAGCCCGATTGAAGGAAAAGTGATTCCGCTGGACAACGTGAATGACGAGATTTTCTCCAAACGCATTATGGGTGACGGCATTGCCATCATCCCCGAGAAAGGTGTGCTTTATGCGCCCGCGAACGGCACCATTGAGAACGTATTTGAAACCGGCCACGCCGTCAGCATGCTCACCGACAGCGGCGCTGAACTGATTTTCCATATCGGCATTGATACCATCAAACTCAATGGTCAGGGCTTTCAGCCGAAAGTCACGGCCGGCCAACAGGTTAATACCGGCGATGTCCTCATTAAATTTGACCTCGATAGCCTCATTGCCGCGGGTTACGATCCCGTCGTCATGATGGTTATCACCAACAGCGAGCGCTTTCGCGTGATACCGGAAGCCACTGACGCCCTCATCCATCCCCACACCATCATCATGACCTTAAAGGAGTCTGTGTAA
- a CDS encoding DUF1869 domain-containing protein, whose protein sequence is MTSENKGYSLTLLNRDNKEKAEKVYLKPMAFYVPDFATSAVVELLNELSSTSENKKGFLLTVTNNNNGVSVDKDLSTVEELKDKAISAEAVKELVNIVRGYDADEENNVCGW, encoded by the coding sequence ATGACAAGTGAAAACAAAGGGTATTCATTAACACTGTTGAACCGAGACAATAAGGAAAAGGCAGAGAAAGTTTATCTCAAGCCGATGGCATTTTATGTGCCTGATTTCGCCACAAGTGCAGTGGTGGAATTGCTCAATGAACTGTCGTCAACCAGCGAAAATAAAAAAGGTTTTTTGCTAACGGTCACAAATAATAATAACGGCGTATCCGTCGATAAAGATCTCTCTACGGTTGAAGAATTAAAAGACAAGGCAATTTCTGCTGAAGCGGTAAAAGAGCTGGTTAATATCGTACGCGGTTACGATGCGGATGAAGAGAATAACGTCTGCGGCTGGTAA
- a CDS encoding DUF1971 domain-containing protein: protein MERIVIPANYIHTRTTPFWTKETAPASIWNSHLDAGTRQGVYPRLCVMQGTIRYYGYANETSPDPVETLTIEAGQFGVFPPEKWHRIEALSDDTLFNVDFYVDPKILIEG, encoded by the coding sequence ATGGAACGAATTGTCATACCCGCGAATTATATTCACACTCGTACAACGCCTTTTTGGACAAAGGAAACTGCGCCAGCATCTATCTGGAACAGCCATTTGGATGCAGGAACACGACAAGGTGTTTACCCACGCTTGTGCGTAATGCAAGGGACAATCCGTTATTATGGTTACGCCAATGAGACCAGTCCTGACCCCGTCGAAACACTGACTATTGAAGCCGGACAATTTGGCGTATTCCCACCAGAAAAATGGCACAGAATAGAAGCGTTATCTGATGATACGCTATTCAACGTAGATTTTTATGTCGATCCAAAAATTCTGATAGAAGGTTGA
- a CDS encoding flavin reductase family protein, with the protein MKKKVKLSSFYYGFPVFLVTTTDNNNGNINVASVSSSISLGDKIIIGVTKGSKTCSNLLSGSDVVINIPDYKQWEKVEELGKLTGSDVLSEGQIKWGVQVCHDKFSKVGLHTESSSDIAPPRVIECPIQAECKTVSTTDKGRFILVELDIVNVWVDSELLGANGVVDSSKWKPLIYNFREYDTTGDALGFNFKYGH; encoded by the coding sequence ATGAAAAAGAAGGTAAAACTCAGTTCGTTTTATTATGGCTTCCCTGTTTTTCTTGTTACGACGACGGATAATAACAACGGAAATATCAATGTTGCTTCTGTATCGTCGTCAATTTCTCTCGGCGATAAAATTATTATCGGTGTCACTAAAGGAAGTAAGACCTGCAGTAATTTATTATCTGGTTCCGATGTTGTCATCAATATTCCTGATTACAAACAGTGGGAAAAGGTTGAAGAACTGGGAAAATTGACCGGGAGCGATGTGCTATCTGAAGGTCAAATTAAATGGGGCGTCCAGGTCTGCCATGATAAATTCTCCAAAGTCGGCCTTCACACGGAATCCTCTAGCGATATTGCGCCGCCTCGGGTGATTGAATGTCCTATTCAGGCGGAATGTAAAACCGTCAGCACGACGGACAAAGGTCGTTTTATTCTCGTCGAACTGGATATTGTCAATGTCTGGGTAGATAGCGAGCTATTAGGAGCGAATGGTGTTGTTGATTCGTCAAAATGGAAGCCTCTGATCTACAACTTCCGCGAATACGACACCACGGGGGACGCATTAGGTTTTAATTTTAAATACGGCCATTAA
- a CDS encoding MFS transporter has product MYYLHNKNFWIFGLFFFFYFFIMGAYFPFFPIWLHDINQISKSDTGIIFACISFFALLFQPIFGLLSDKLGLRKHLLWIITIMLVFFAPFFIYVFGPLLKYNIVLGSIVGGIYLGFINNGGAPAIEAYIEKVSRRSQFEFGRARLFGCLGWALCASIVGIMFTINNQFVFWLGSACAVILVILLLLAKPEVSSSAIVADQVGSNQKPFSLKMAAELLKERKIWFLTLYVVGVSCTYDVFDQQFANFFTSFFETRQEGTRVFGYVTTLGELLNATIMFFAPLIVNRIGGKNALLIAGTIMSVRIIGSAFASSVLEVIVLKTLHMFEVPFLIVGCFKYITTVFEVRFSATIYLVCFCFFKQISIIFMSVFAGNMYDSIGFHGTYLILGGVALSFTAVSLFTLSGKGPLYAFSEKQKAPVNTL; this is encoded by the coding sequence ATGTACTACCTACATAATAAAAATTTCTGGATATTCGGCCTGTTTTTCTTTTTCTACTTCTTCATAATGGGGGCTTACTTTCCGTTCTTCCCTATTTGGCTTCACGATATCAACCAAATAAGTAAAAGTGATACGGGAATTATCTTCGCCTGCATTTCCTTTTTTGCCCTGTTATTTCAACCTATATTTGGCTTGTTATCTGATAAATTAGGATTGAGAAAACACCTGCTATGGATTATTACCATCATGCTTGTGTTTTTTGCTCCGTTTTTTATTTATGTTTTTGGCCCATTACTGAAATACAACATCGTGTTAGGTTCTATCGTCGGCGGAATTTATCTGGGATTTATCAACAACGGCGGCGCACCGGCTATTGAAGCCTATATTGAAAAAGTCAGCCGCCGCAGCCAGTTTGAATTTGGCCGAGCACGCCTGTTCGGCTGCCTCGGTTGGGCACTCTGCGCCTCTATCGTCGGGATTATGTTTACCATCAATAACCAGTTTGTTTTCTGGCTTGGTTCCGCTTGTGCCGTCATTCTGGTCATCCTGCTGCTGTTGGCGAAGCCGGAGGTCTCTTCCAGCGCTATCGTTGCCGATCAGGTTGGCTCCAATCAGAAACCCTTTAGCCTGAAAATGGCGGCCGAGCTGTTAAAAGAACGCAAGATCTGGTTCCTGACCCTCTATGTCGTCGGCGTGTCGTGCACCTATGATGTCTTCGATCAGCAGTTTGCCAACTTCTTCACCTCGTTTTTCGAGACCCGGCAGGAAGGGACGAGAGTATTTGGCTATGTCACCACGCTGGGTGAATTGCTCAATGCCACGATCATGTTTTTTGCGCCGCTGATTGTGAACCGCATAGGCGGCAAAAACGCCCTACTCATCGCCGGGACGATTATGTCCGTACGAATCATTGGCTCTGCCTTTGCCAGTTCTGTACTGGAAGTGATTGTGCTGAAAACGCTGCACATGTTTGAGGTGCCATTCCTGATTGTTGGTTGCTTCAAATACATCACCACCGTCTTTGAAGTCCGCTTTTCCGCGACGATTTATCTGGTGTGCTTCTGCTTCTTTAAACAGATATCAATCATTTTCATGTCCGTCTTTGCTGGCAACATGTATGACAGTATCGGTTTTCACGGCACTTACCTGATTTTAGGCGGCGTCGCCCTCTCTTTCACGGCGGTATCCCTATTCACGCTGTCGGGAAAAGGACCGTTATATGCCTTTTCCGAAAAACAAAAAGCACCGGTGAATACACTCTAA